Sequence from the Maniola jurtina chromosome 18, ilManJurt1.1, whole genome shotgun sequence genome:
gttttacctGCAATCCTAAACTGCTGCTAAGTGCTGCGTTTGTAGTGAGTGTATTGGCAGATAATCCTGAGCCCAGGCCATTCAACCCAACACCTCCCGTGGGCACTGCACCCAAAACTCCCGCGCCTATAGACGACCCGGCCGATGCTAAGTTCAAAGTATTGGGAGTTGTATTCTGGGGTAAATTCCTAGCCACATCTCTCAATGGTTCACCATTTGGCCCCAACCCTATTCCGATGCCTTTAAGACCTTCAGGCAATCGTAATTCACCCTTATCTGTAGTACCTCTGTCCATACGGACCGTCATTCTGCGCTCAAATAGAATTTGCTTGTCAAACATTGATATTGcctgaaaaataaaagttcttaaCTTATGTCCTATTGAATCAGGAGTTACTTTATGGATGTCCATGTTAAACAAGTAGccataagcttaatttgctataatccgaaaTTAAAAGTTACACTAGGGACCCTGGCGGTAATTGAGGACATAATCTAAGATAGAAGCAGGCAACCTTGGAACTTGGAAAGGATACTAAAATTACAAATCTGTCTCAACAACAACCAAAATATTCAATAGCTTAATGTTACATCTTTGCCAAAGAACACCAGgaaaaatttttaaatttatttaaaaaaaaaatatttttttttaatcaaaaattgcccagtacgattttcaaaaatacaaccAGAGACCTCTAACTCATACAACCAGAATGCTCACCACAGCACCAGAGAGGTTGAGAGTTTGTCAAGATCATACACAAcatccttttttgaagtcatgCAGGAAAAATGCACAAGTGCAAATGAGACATTAAATTTTTGTCCCTTTCTGACGCTACCGCACTTGTTAACATAACTTGTACTGTACTTTACTTGACTGTACTTTAGTTAGCTTTATTGACATTGAAtaagaaaaaacattttcacCTGACTTTAACTggattattataaaacaaaaaagtttctATAGTAAAGGAAATTCTTTACCTGTACTGCTTCAACAGGATGATCATATTCTATAACAGCAAATCCTCTGCTGTTGCCGTCTTTGTCCACAGCCAAGTCAATGTTGCGCACTTTGCCAGCCATTTTGAAGATCTCTTTTATTTTAGTGCGATCTGCTTTGTAGTCAAGCtgaaaacatgttttttttagttttacctCATATTTGTCACTGTgtcaatccatactaaaattatatgCAAAAATGTGAATGTGTATCAACATTTTTACAGCCTATCCATATaactaattttgaaaaaattagtAGGGTACAGCTTAAATCATAGAGAACACATATTCCCAGATGGGAAAAAGAAACTGaaaccttttgttttttaaatgcGCTTAGTATGTACTTACATTTGCAACAAATACTTTCTTGACTAAAGGTGGTTGCACATTTATAGACTCCAAAAACTGTAGACTTAATCCATATGTGTTGTAGTTTTCAGGTTCTCTTGGTTTGTTTACTCCCCATCtatatacaaattttattattactgtaATTTCAGTATCTTTAAAGCTGAACCATAGTGAAATGtataagtagataaataaattaaatccatTTTTCTTTAATGCTGACATTTTTCAATGCACAAATTCTTtagagatgtaaaatcttatactaagcatGCAGATGTCATAAAAGAAAATACTTCTTGATTGTTGCCATTAAGttctttttaaccaacttcgaaaaaaggaggaggttctacacacacaaaaaaagattccaatgaattggaatctttttttgtgTGTGTAGGTTGCATCTCTTaatcaatacaatgacatggATTACAAAACAGAAAGCAGAACTTTAGAACTTTACAgaaaatgtacttataagaaAAAAACTATGACATCATACCCATCTTTGTCATCCCTCATGTTCCTCCCTCCGCCACCAACCCCACCTCCTTGCCGGGGATTATTCAATCTGTTCCTTTCATTACCTGAATAAACAAATCATCACATTATGGTGTACTTAATTAGTGTAAACATGTTACAAGTGGACTATTTCACAggtagcctgtgaaaaatcacaaagcaaaatcttaatttgaaaatgatcCTCTTGAAATctggtattattttttaaattttgcatGCATATTATGTTGACCTAAGCTAAGATGCTAAAGAGTATGCAAGAGCGAGAACACTTGCATCGCTTCGTGACAGAAAGAGAAAAATATCTAGTTAAATTAAAGTTGCAAAAATTGTAAGTGCGAAATTGAAAAATCTTAATTAGacaacataataattaagttttatGCTCCAGCTATTTAGAAAACTAGGGTTACAGAGTAGATTATAAGAAGCACTTACcagtttcttcttttaaaacAAGTTTCCTCCCATTAAGTTCATACCTATGCATGACGAATAGAGCTTTTTTCATAGCTTCTGAGTTTGTAAATTCTACAACACCACATCCTCTTGGCTTTCCGTTTTCATCATTGAATAATTCAACATATGCCACATCGCCTACCTGAAATATATCAATATATTATGCTTTTGAACTGCAGAAATTTCATCTCGATACTTTCAGTAGGCCTAGCACCAGTGTTCCAATCGCAAAAACCTTGCATTGGCTGACACAGTACAATTTTATAACAAGAACAAACTGGAGATTGTGATGCCTGCTACATTTTTAAACTTCAGACACTTTCTCTACAGTAAATACAGGAAACTGAATTGTTAATGTGACAAATAAATATGATTAACTGATtggattcaatttttttttttcagtaactAGGAAGTAATCTAAATCCATAAATGATACTAAATacatgtatgtatataaaaacaAGTCCTGACTGGCCATCAACGCCCCAATGCCCAGCCCAAAtctttggacctagaaagctgtgAAACACATACACAAGGATTAAGGCAgaatttttcgatatttttttggaatttttgcgCAAACTTAAGCCGCTGGCGGTCGCTAGTCATCGACCAATGGATTTTCcaaatatttaggtaagtacctaccttatctTTAAACAAGTCCTTCAATTCAGCCCAACGAAACTCATACGGTATGTTTGAGACAAATAATCGCTTTCCTTCTGATCTCTCGCGATCCCCCGAGCGGTCTCGCGTGGCGTCGGAGAACCTGGACGGTCTGTCTCCGCGCCTGGAGCGGTCCCTTTCCTTCTCTCTTTGGTTATCCATTGTCTGATAATGAAACAAACAAGTAATTTTACAATGAAAACCTACGCGTCAGCGTTTGAACTTTCAAGGTTTTCACAAACATGAAACACCGGGCGGTGTAATCACCTCGTTTCAATTAAGTACACGGTACATACACTAAATGTTTATAGGACAATTATTTGGTCGAAATTTGGTAAATAAAGCGACACAATCTTCGATATTTCACAGTTTCtgttaggttttcaaaatcagcCTATCTTTCATGTTTCAAGAATCATCAATTTCACCACAATTTCACTGGTAAGATCAAATCATAATCAAGCACAGAAATCAAgcttcaacaaaacaaaatggcgaACTGTGACCAAACCAAagagactttttttttaatttttatacagtaCCTATACCATTaacacagatcactatatacagtCTAACCATTAAGTTTGTGCAGTCACTGCAGTATACAGTTTGGCCTGTGGTCGGGCCATAGACACAGAGCCATAGAGGGCATAGAGTAAAGAGCACAGAGTAAAAAGCGTAATCTATAACTGAAAGTATTGGCGTATTGTATTGCATTTGCACTTTTTTAGGTTATGTCATATGTTATCTGATATCTCTCTGATGGACTGTTTAGTGTTtccaataattataatttatattttctaatgaA
This genomic interval carries:
- the LOC123874559 gene encoding myelin expression factor 2-like isoform X1 → MDNQREKERDRSRRGDRPSRFSDATRDRSGDRERSEGKRLFVSNIPYEFRWAELKDLFKDKVGDVAYVELFNDENGKPRGCGVVEFTNSEAMKKALFVMHRYELNGRKLVLKEETGNERNRLNNPRQGGGVGGGGRNMRDDKDGWGVNKPREPENYNTYGLSLQFLESINVQPPLVKKVFVANLDYKADRTKIKEIFKMAGKVRNIDLAVDKDGNSRGFAVIEYDHPVEAVQAISMFDKQILFERRMTVRMDRGTTDKGELRLPEGLKGIGIGLGPNGEPLRDVARNLPQNTTPNTLNLASAGSSIGAGVLGAVPTGGVGLNGLGSGLSANTLTTNAALSSSLGLQALGLTGLGALQNQLLQQGLTANDLATVLSQAQVANTNALGLNTGDGMGNVLGNNSLSNNVLGVGPNASMSSGPLSGTNRQLGGASVSGQGFGRDSGQGFGRDSGQQQNNNRDKQTSDMVVITNLPQTVTWQLIREKFSECGDVKFAEMTAPDTAIVRFHKEWDAERAVKMFDRTRIDGRTIDVRFF
- the LOC123874559 gene encoding heterogeneous nuclear ribonucleoprotein M-like isoform X2, with protein sequence MDNQREKERDRSRRGDRPSRFSDATRDRSGDRERSEGKRLFVSNIPYEFRWAELKDLFKDKVGDVAYVELFNDENGKPRGCGVVEFTNSEAMKKALFVMHRYELNGRKLVLKEETGNERNRLNNPRQGGGVGGGGRNMRDDKDGWGVNKPREPENYNTYGLSLQFLESINVQPPLVKKVFVANLDYKADRTKIKEIFKMAGKVRNIDLAVDKDGNSRGFAVIEYDHPVEAVQAISMFDKQILFERRMTVRMDRGTTDKGELRLPEGLKGIGIGLGPNGEPLRDVARNLPQNTTPNTLNLASAGSSIGAGVLGAVPTGGVGLNGLGSGLSANTLTTNAALSSSLGLQALGLTGLGALQNQLLQQGLTANDLATVLSQAQVANTNALGLNTGDGMGNVLGNNSLSNNVLGVGPNASMSSGPLSGGASVSGQGFGRDSGQGFGRDSGQQQNNNRDKQTSDMVVITNLPQTVTWQLIREKFSECGDVKFAEMTAPDTAIVRFHKEWDAERAVKMFDRTRIDGRTIDVRFF